ACGGACACCTTTCCGAAGTTTGCGCGCGGTACCTTCAAGGCCGGCGGCAAGACCTACACTGTCGCCGGCATTGCGAAGGGCTCGGGCATGATCGCCCCGAACATGGCGACCATGCTCTCGGTGGTGCTCACCGACGCGCCCGTCTCGCGTGCGCCCATGCAGAAGCTGCTCAGGGAAGTGACCGACACGACCTTCAACGCGATTACCGTCGACGCCGACACCTCGACGAACGACACGCTATTCATGCTGGCCTCGGGCGCGGCGGGTGGCGCGATCATCGGTGCGGGTAGCCCCGCGCTGGGCGCGCTGCAGGAAGCGGTGCGCAAGGTGTGCCTGGATCTGGCCAAGCAGATCGCGATCGACGGCGAAGGTGCGACCAAGTTCGTTGCAGTGACCGTGAAGGGCGCAAAGAACCTCGCCCAGGCGCGCGACGCGGCGAAGACCATCGCCGATTCGCCGCTCGTGAAAACTGCCATGGCCGGTGAAGACCCCAACTGGGGACGAATCATCGCCGCGGCCGGACGATCGAAGGCGACCATCAACCAGTTCGACTACGAGCTCTACTTCGACAAGGTGCGGCTGGTTGGTAAGGGCAAGTACGCTGGCATCGCCGCCGAGAAGAAGGCCA
Above is a genomic segment from Chrysiogenia bacterium containing:
- the argJ gene encoding bifunctional glutamate N-acetyltransferase/amino-acid acetyltransferase ArgJ, with the protein product MAAPVKLKPLPKSSPVKGFTFAHLAGGLRYSGRADMALIVADEPCVAAGVFTRNQVAAAPVVVSKEALKKARLHKAVFLNAGRANAGTGHEGEKDARIVAKSFAKELGCKAEQILLCSTGVIGQRIDAHKIVEKVPAIVGGLGAKDFPSLARAIMTTDTFPKFARGTFKAGGKTYTVAGIAKGSGMIAPNMATMLSVVLTDAPVSRAPMQKLLREVTDTTFNAITVDADTSTNDTLFMLASGAAGGAIIGAGSPALGALQEAVRKVCLDLAKQIAIDGEGATKFVAVTVKGAKNLAQARDAAKTIADSPLVKTAMAGEDPNWGRIIAAAGRSKATINQFDYELYFDKVRLVGKGKYAGIAAEKKANAIMKKAEYAITLDLKLGKAEATFYTCDLTKDYISINADYRS